A window of the Bacillus sp. A301a_S52 genome harbors these coding sequences:
- a CDS encoding GNAT family N-acetyltransferase — protein sequence MKVRQVKDAKLISQLNRPVQELHYSLYPEFFHNYNERDIYNVFNRLVESEHFIFLLLEEDEKAVGYAWIEIRDYPENPFIKGYKSLYVHQISIIEEKRHKGGGSLLMASIYRIAKEKDITIVELDYWVKNEAAKNFYKKEQFVTQRECVFKRL from the coding sequence ATGAAAGTAAGGCAAGTGAAAGACGCAAAGCTTATTAGTCAACTAAACAGACCTGTACAGGAGCTTCATTATTCTCTATACCCAGAATTTTTCCATAATTATAATGAAAGGGACATCTACAACGTTTTTAATCGACTGGTTGAAAGCGAGCATTTTATTTTTCTTCTACTGGAGGAAGATGAGAAGGCAGTAGGCTACGCGTGGATTGAAATTCGAGACTATCCGGAAAACCCATTTATAAAAGGGTATAAATCACTTTATGTTCATCAGATCAGTATTATTGAGGAAAAAAGACATAAAGGGGGAGGCTCACTTTTAATGGCCTCCATTTATCGGATTGCAAAGGAGAAAGATATCACCATTGTTGAATTAGACTATTGGGTAAAAAATGAGGCAGCGAAAAATTTCTATAAAAAAGAGCAGTTTGTGACACAACGAGAGTGTGTTTTCAAGCGATTGTAA
- a CDS encoding formate/nitrite transporter family protein: MKDVIQSFSQAAVQRVDQLNTSKTKYFVSAMMAGFFVGLGIILIFTIGGLLSPISIAATRIVMGVSFGIALSLVLMAGADLFTGNNMIMTIGTLEKRTSWKDTWRIWGYGFLGNFAGSVLVAVLYYYSGLWEGATADFITTTASAKMNAPFMELLVRGILCNILVCLAIWCAFKLKDDTAKLIVIFWCLFAFITSGFEHSIANMTLLSIGLMVPHPETVSLFGMGANLVPVTIGNMIGGIVFVGGAYWYIISETAPKKAIESSTVSTMRKEA, from the coding sequence ATGAAAGACGTTATCCAGTCATTTAGTCAAGCGGCTGTTCAAAGAGTCGATCAATTAAATACAAGTAAAACAAAGTATTTTGTTTCCGCCATGATGGCAGGCTTCTTTGTAGGATTAGGTATTATTTTAATTTTTACGATTGGTGGCTTATTATCACCTATAAGTATCGCGGCGACACGCATAGTGATGGGGGTGTCGTTTGGTATAGCGTTAAGCCTTGTTTTAATGGCAGGGGCTGATTTATTTACAGGAAACAATATGATTATGACGATCGGAACGTTGGAAAAACGAACATCTTGGAAAGATACTTGGCGCATTTGGGGATATGGTTTCCTTGGTAACTTTGCTGGGTCCGTGCTTGTGGCTGTTCTTTATTACTACTCAGGCCTTTGGGAAGGGGCTACTGCCGACTTTATTACCACAACGGCTAGTGCGAAAATGAATGCGCCGTTTATGGAATTACTTGTGCGTGGTATTTTATGTAACATTTTAGTTTGTTTAGCCATTTGGTGTGCTTTTAAATTAAAAGACGATACTGCAAAATTAATTGTGATCTTTTGGTGTTTATTTGCGTTTATTACTTCGGGCTTTGAGCATAGTATTGCCAATATGACTCTCCTCTCTATCGGGTTAATGGTACCACATCCTGAAACAGTGTCTCTTTTTGGAATGGGAGCTAATCTCGTCCCAGTCACAATTGGGAATATGATCGGTGGGATTGTGTTTGTAGGAGGAGCTTACTGGTATATTATTTCGGAAACAGCACCTAAAAAAGCGATTGAAAGTAGTACGGTAAGTACAATGAGAAAAGAAGCTTAA
- the cobA gene encoding uroporphyrinogen-III C-methyltransferase yields the protein MGGFVSFVGAGPGDIGLLTEKGRQCLEKAEVVLYDRLANPRLLRYTKANCQLIYCGKLPDRHVMRQEKINDTLIEMALAGKRVVRLKGGDPSVFGRVGEEAEAARNEGIDYEIVPGVTSSIAAASYAGMPVTHRDYSASFTLRTGHSCQENELKTHSDDELGDTIAYYMGVKNLYHHCQVLINKGFPPETKVAVIEWATTGKQRTVEGTLLTISDEVKANNIQNPAMTIIGDVVALRQKLAWYEEKRMFGKRLLIAKASAEESKLERYFLNEGGEAYAFPTLKTEKKSISSHELKQIRLAEKLVFLSPESVTILIESLLAHGYDIRDLPRQIYSLSEKTKKVLLSIGIRSEKITEPSHEMIKVGYVNKPISAEDNSKLITTHHLQIDDRFEVIDKRLLNEETWETVVFPSQSSVDWFLAALKSYGYRDNWIKTISFAYIGQRVKAYAEEKGFTKIDEEVQRELALGYWK from the coding sequence ATGGGAGGGTTTGTATCATTTGTTGGAGCTGGTCCAGGGGACATAGGTCTTTTAACAGAAAAAGGTCGCCAATGTTTGGAAAAAGCAGAGGTTGTCCTATATGATCGGCTAGCAAATCCGCGTCTTCTTAGATATACAAAAGCTAACTGTCAGTTAATCTACTGCGGGAAGCTACCAGATAGACATGTAATGCGCCAAGAAAAAATTAACGACACATTAATTGAGATGGCATTGGCAGGGAAACGGGTTGTCCGCTTAAAGGGCGGCGATCCGTCTGTCTTCGGCCGGGTTGGCGAAGAAGCAGAAGCCGCACGTAACGAAGGCATTGATTACGAGATTGTTCCTGGCGTGACATCAAGTATTGCGGCAGCGAGTTATGCTGGCATGCCGGTCACGCATCGTGATTATAGCGCTAGTTTTACCCTTAGAACAGGCCATTCCTGTCAAGAGAACGAGTTAAAAACACATTCAGATGATGAGCTAGGGGATACAATCGCTTACTATATGGGAGTGAAAAACCTTTATCATCACTGTCAAGTGCTAATCAATAAAGGTTTTCCTCCAGAAACGAAAGTGGCCGTCATTGAATGGGCTACTACAGGAAAACAACGTACCGTGGAAGGAACGCTTTTAACCATTTCCGATGAGGTGAAGGCAAATAATATTCAAAACCCTGCCATGACAATTATCGGTGATGTCGTAGCATTACGTCAAAAACTGGCGTGGTATGAGGAAAAAAGAATGTTCGGAAAGCGACTTTTAATTGCTAAAGCGTCTGCTGAGGAAAGTAAATTAGAACGCTATTTCCTTAATGAAGGGGGAGAGGCGTATGCATTTCCTACTTTAAAAACGGAGAAGAAGTCTATTTCTTCACACGAGTTAAAACAAATTCGGTTAGCGGAAAAACTCGTATTTTTATCACCTGAGAGTGTGACGATTCTGATTGAATCGCTGTTAGCTCACGGTTACGATATCCGAGATCTGCCACGACAGATTTATTCATTGTCGGAAAAAACAAAGAAAGTTCTTCTTTCTATCGGGATTCGATCAGAAAAAATAACTGAACCGTCTCATGAGATGATAAAAGTCGGTTACGTTAATAAACCTATATCCGCCGAGGATAACTCAAAGCTAATCACCACTCATCATTTGCAGATAGATGATAGATTTGAAGTGATAGATAAACGTTTATTAAACGAAGAAACATGGGAAACCGTTGTTTTTCCTAGTCAATCCTCAGTTGATTGGTTTTTAGCAGCTTTAAAATCATATGGCTATAGAGATAATTGGATTAAGACAATATCGTTCGCTTATATTGGTCAACGTGTCAAAGCGTACGCAGAAGAAAAGGGTTTTACAAAGATAGATGAAGAGGTACAACGCGAATTAGCGTTAGGTTATTGGAAATAA
- a CDS encoding nitrite reductase (NAD(P)H) small subunit, whose amino-acid sequence MSITKEHVYVMQLDQLPILIGKEVHIKNESIALFRLSNGEVRAIGSRCPHTNGPLAEGIVSGEFVYCPLQDWKVSLVTGHVQPPDEGVVPTYDVILKNGEIYVSL is encoded by the coding sequence ATGAGTATCACGAAAGAACACGTATACGTTATGCAGCTTGATCAGTTGCCTATTTTAATTGGAAAAGAAGTTCATATAAAAAATGAATCAATTGCTTTATTTCGATTAAGCAATGGAGAGGTACGAGCGATTGGAAGTCGCTGTCCTCATACAAATGGACCACTTGCAGAAGGGATCGTGTCAGGTGAGTTTGTCTATTGTCCGCTGCAAGATTGGAAAGTTTCATTAGTAACAGGTCACGTACAACCGCCGGATGAAGGGGTTGTACCAACCTACGACGTGATTTTAAAAAACGGGGAGATTTATGTATCCTTGTAG
- a CDS encoding NAD(P)/FAD-dependent oxidoreductase: protein MKKLVMIGNGMAGVRSLEELLKRDNSSYDITIIGEEPHPNYNRIMLSNVLQGKTELDDIIINEWEWYKENNIKLITGEKVTGIDRDRQAVSTDKGSDISYDDLIIATGSSAFILPIPGSDLDGVIGFRTIEDTEKMITIAETKKKAVVIGGGLLGLEAARGLIDRGMEVYVVHLLPSLMEQQLDAPAARMLKKDLEKQGMIFKMEKQTAEIVGETVVEGVRFNDGEELACDLVVMAVGIRPNVALAKGCGLEVNRGIVVDDYMRTADPSIYAVGECAEHRGVAYGLVAPLYEQGQVLADTLTGKEGPGYEGSILSTQLKVAGCDLFSGGKINEDDETEAIVVQDAVAGVYKKILVEDNKITGIVLYGDASDGNRLFSMLKKGTDISEYTTAAVFQKAGEAEDEATLLAEMPADETVCGCNGVTKGTIVQSILEEDLTTFDDVKKCTKAGGSCGKCRPMVEGILSLTLGDNFDAAAQTSGMCECTDKSRDEVVAEIKEKGLQSPMEVRYVLGFKHPEGCSKCRPALNYYMRMIRPADYEDDKSSRFVNERMEGNIQKDGTFSVIPRMYGGTTTADELIRMGEVAKKYDVPLVKITGASRIGLYGVKKEDLPHVWEDLDMRSGYAYSKSLRNVKSCVGSLFCRFGTQDSLGLGIKLEKELEMVDTPHKMKMGVTGCPRNCAEVLTKDFGVVCVENGYQLYIGGNGGTEVRECDYLKIVATEEEVIMYAKAYMQYYRETGIYGERTAPWVERLGIDTIKTVLMDNEQRDYYVDRFTLARDTYHEAWSAMLKKNDEKKLYDVIKI, encoded by the coding sequence ATGAAAAAGCTTGTAATGATAGGGAATGGCATGGCTGGTGTTCGAAGCTTAGAAGAACTGCTGAAAAGAGATAATTCAAGCTATGACATAACGATTATTGGGGAGGAACCGCACCCGAACTACAATCGGATTATGTTATCTAACGTTTTACAAGGTAAAACAGAACTAGACGACATTATTATTAACGAGTGGGAGTGGTATAAAGAAAACAATATCAAGCTTATAACTGGGGAAAAAGTAACTGGGATAGATCGAGATAGACAGGCAGTGTCAACGGATAAAGGGAGTGACATTTCTTATGATGATCTCATTATCGCCACAGGGTCCAGTGCATTTATTCTTCCCATCCCTGGGAGTGACTTAGATGGCGTTATTGGCTTTAGAACGATAGAAGACACAGAGAAAATGATAACCATTGCTGAAACGAAAAAGAAAGCGGTGGTGATCGGAGGGGGATTGTTAGGTCTTGAAGCGGCCAGGGGTCTGATCGATCGTGGAATGGAAGTTTATGTCGTTCACCTATTGCCTTCTCTGATGGAACAACAATTGGACGCACCAGCTGCCAGAATGTTGAAAAAAGATTTAGAAAAACAAGGTATGATATTTAAAATGGAGAAGCAAACCGCAGAAATTGTTGGTGAGACAGTTGTGGAAGGTGTTCGCTTTAACGACGGGGAAGAGCTTGCATGTGATTTAGTTGTTATGGCCGTAGGCATTCGTCCAAATGTGGCACTTGCAAAAGGCTGCGGATTAGAAGTGAATCGTGGTATTGTTGTGGATGATTATATGCGTACAGCAGACCCATCCATTTATGCGGTCGGAGAATGTGCAGAGCATCGAGGCGTTGCTTATGGATTAGTTGCACCTTTGTATGAACAAGGTCAAGTCTTAGCTGATACGTTAACAGGTAAAGAAGGACCTGGCTATGAAGGAAGTATTCTATCTACTCAACTTAAAGTAGCAGGGTGTGATTTATTTTCCGGTGGGAAAATAAATGAAGACGATGAGACTGAGGCGATCGTCGTGCAAGACGCCGTTGCTGGTGTGTATAAAAAAATATTAGTAGAAGACAACAAAATAACTGGCATTGTCCTCTACGGGGATGCTAGTGACGGTAATCGGTTGTTCTCAATGCTGAAGAAAGGAACCGATATATCTGAATATACAACAGCTGCCGTCTTTCAAAAAGCGGGTGAGGCAGAGGATGAAGCTACTCTACTGGCTGAGATGCCTGCCGACGAAACGGTTTGTGGCTGTAACGGTGTGACTAAAGGAACAATTGTTCAGTCTATCCTTGAAGAAGATTTAACAACGTTTGACGATGTGAAGAAATGCACAAAGGCAGGAGGCTCCTGTGGTAAATGCCGACCGATGGTTGAAGGGATTCTTTCTCTTACACTGGGAGATAACTTTGATGCAGCAGCTCAAACGAGCGGGATGTGTGAATGTACTGATAAGTCTCGCGATGAAGTTGTTGCGGAAATTAAAGAAAAAGGTCTTCAATCTCCAATGGAAGTCCGGTATGTTCTTGGATTTAAACATCCAGAAGGCTGTTCAAAGTGCCGGCCAGCATTGAATTATTATATGAGAATGATTCGTCCTGCTGATTATGAAGACGACAAATCCTCCCGTTTTGTTAATGAACGAATGGAAGGGAATATCCAGAAGGATGGCACGTTTTCTGTTATTCCTCGTATGTACGGGGGCACAACAACCGCTGATGAACTCATTCGAATGGGCGAAGTAGCGAAAAAATATGATGTCCCTCTCGTGAAAATTACGGGCGCCAGTAGAATTGGCCTTTACGGTGTGAAAAAAGAAGATCTGCCACACGTGTGGGAAGACTTAGATATGCGTTCTGGCTACGCTTATTCCAAATCATTACGTAACGTTAAATCATGTGTAGGCTCCTTATTCTGCCGTTTTGGTACACAAGATTCATTAGGGCTTGGTATTAAATTAGAAAAGGAATTGGAAATGGTTGATACCCCACATAAAATGAAAATGGGTGTGACTGGCTGTCCAAGAAACTGTGCGGAAGTGCTAACAAAAGATTTTGGTGTCGTCTGTGTGGAAAATGGCTACCAACTTTATATCGGTGGAAATGGCGGTACTGAAGTAAGGGAATGTGATTATCTCAAAATTGTTGCTACCGAAGAAGAAGTGATCATGTATGCGAAAGCTTATATGCAATATTACCGTGAAACAGGGATTTATGGTGAAAGAACCGCCCCATGGGTTGAACGATTAGGTATTGATACGATTAAAACCGTTTTAATGGATAACGAGCAGCGTGATTACTATGTCGACCGTTTTACTTTAGCTCGTGACACTTACCATGAAGCTTGGAGTGCTATGCTTAAGAAAAACGACGAAAAGAAGCTTTATGATGTCATTAAAATTTAA